From the Halomonas meridiana genome, one window contains:
- a CDS encoding copper resistance system multicopper oxidase — protein sequence MARSSIISHPLSRRQVLKGGAALGIGSAAAMGLTPAWATPWGRSNVYAQGVEEGPEVSLAIRRESHPIDGQEATPITINGTSPGPMIRLQEGQDAVLRVTNLLDEPTSIHWHGLILPPEMDGVPGVSFAGIAPGETFTYRFPVRQNGTYWYHSHSGLQEQLGHAGPLIIDAAEREPIRYDREHVLLLTDWTFEEPMSVFRNLKTMEGYYNFQERTIADFFADVREKGFSQTAEMRGMWAQMRMSSRDIADVTGSTYTYLLNGHSPQENWNALFKAGERVRLRVINGSAMSYFDVRIPGLKMTVVAADGQPVQPVPVDEFRIGVAETYDVLVSPEDDRAYTIFAEAMDRSGYARATLAPREGMQAEIPERRQIADRGMEAMGAHGMGGMDHSGMSNMAGMDHSGMSNMEGMDHSNMSEMDRSNMSNMEGMDHSSMAGMDHSSMSNMQGMDHSNMGGMAGEQAKIGENGLLVAGEAQPGSRYDQAGIGIDSDERRVLVYRDLKAFTPWPDRREPGRELELHLTGNMERYMWSFDGKKFSEVTGPIHFEKDERLRLILINDTMMEHPIHLHGMWMELENGQGELIPRKHTLNVKPGERVSALITADAEGSWAFHCHLLYHMDAGMFRVVQVS from the coding sequence ATGGCACGCTCAAGCATCATTTCTCACCCGCTTTCTCGCCGGCAGGTCCTAAAAGGCGGCGCTGCCCTAGGAATAGGTTCCGCTGCCGCAATGGGACTAACCCCCGCCTGGGCAACCCCCTGGGGCCGCAGCAATGTCTACGCGCAGGGCGTCGAAGAAGGCCCCGAAGTATCACTGGCCATCCGTCGCGAATCACACCCGATTGATGGTCAGGAGGCGACCCCCATTACCATCAATGGCACCAGCCCAGGCCCGATGATTCGCTTACAAGAAGGGCAGGACGCGGTGCTTCGCGTCACTAACCTGCTTGATGAACCTACTTCTATCCATTGGCATGGCCTCATCCTACCGCCGGAAATGGATGGTGTGCCTGGTGTCAGCTTTGCCGGTATCGCCCCTGGTGAAACCTTTACCTATCGTTTCCCTGTCCGGCAGAACGGCACCTACTGGTACCACAGCCACTCAGGTCTGCAGGAACAGCTAGGCCATGCGGGGCCGCTGATTATCGACGCCGCCGAGCGCGAGCCTATCCGTTACGACCGTGAGCATGTGTTACTGCTCACCGACTGGACCTTTGAAGAACCGATGTCGGTGTTCCGTAATCTGAAAACCATGGAAGGCTATTACAACTTCCAAGAACGCACGATTGCTGATTTTTTCGCCGATGTTCGCGAAAAGGGTTTCTCACAAACCGCCGAGATGCGCGGTATGTGGGCCCAAATGCGTATGAGCTCGCGGGATATCGCCGATGTCACCGGCAGCACTTATACCTACCTGCTCAACGGCCACTCCCCCCAGGAAAACTGGAACGCGCTGTTCAAGGCCGGTGAGCGGGTACGGCTACGCGTGATTAACGGTTCGGCCATGTCTTACTTCGATGTCCGTATACCTGGCTTGAAGATGACCGTGGTAGCCGCTGATGGCCAGCCGGTGCAACCCGTTCCTGTTGATGAATTCCGTATTGGCGTGGCGGAAACCTACGATGTGCTGGTTTCACCTGAAGACGACCGGGCATACACCATCTTCGCCGAAGCCATGGATCGCAGCGGCTATGCTCGCGCCACGCTAGCCCCACGTGAAGGCATGCAGGCGGAGATTCCTGAACGCCGTCAAATTGCCGACCGCGGTATGGAAGCCATGGGTGCCCACGGTATGGGCGGGATGGATCATTCTGGCATGTCAAATATGGCGGGGATGGACCACTCCGGCATGTCGAATATGGAAGGTATGGATCATTCCAACATGTCGGAAATGGATCGCTCAAACATGTCGAATATGGAAGGCATGGATCATTCCAGCATGGCGGGGATGGACCACTCCAGCATGTCCAACATGCAAGGCATGGATCACTCTAATATGGGTGGCATGGCGGGTGAACAGGCGAAAATCGGCGAAAATGGCTTGCTCGTTGCCGGTGAAGCCCAGCCCGGCTCTCGATACGACCAGGCGGGCATCGGCATCGACTCTGATGAACGTCGTGTTTTAGTCTACCGCGATTTAAAAGCCTTCACGCCATGGCCTGACCGCCGTGAACCAGGCCGTGAGCTTGAGCTGCACCTGACCGGTAATATGGAACGTTATATGTGGTCGTTCGACGGTAAGAAGTTTAGCGAAGTGACCGGCCCCATTCATTTTGAGAAAGATGAGCGACTGCGCCTTATCCTCATTAACGACACCATGATGGAGCATCCTATCCACCTCCACGGCATGTGGATGGAGCTGGAAAACGGCCAGGGTGAATTGATTCCGCGCAAACACACCCTGAATGTGAAGCCCGGCGAACGCGTGTCAGCGCTGATCACCGCTGACGCCGAGGGCAGCTGGGCGTTCCACTGCCACCTTCTCTATCACATGGATGCCGGCATGTTCCGCGTTGTTCAGGTTTCTTAA
- a CDS encoding copper resistance protein B, translated as MKTKHYLTLASAALGMAAATTAFAEDGYAAPDHWPAPTMEHNMGMGLFDRLEYTVPDKGQDAVVWDFQGWYGGDINRVYLKSEGENVQGDGEDAEFESLELLYSQLVADFWELQGGIGYQGGVFSDDHAERTYGVIGLQGVMPYGIETDVAMQVSEDGDVAASFEGEYDLRLTQRLYLQPRTEIAVAASEVEEFGVGEGLNSVRAGLRLGYEVTRRFAPYIGAYWEKEYGDTADLTRASGDNTEDTGVVAGVRLMF; from the coding sequence ATGAAAACCAAGCACTACTTAACCCTCGCCAGCGCCGCCCTCGGCATGGCCGCCGCCACTACCGCTTTTGCCGAAGATGGCTATGCAGCTCCGGATCACTGGCCAGCACCCACGATGGAACACAACATGGGCATGGGGCTGTTCGACCGGCTTGAATACACCGTTCCCGACAAAGGCCAAGACGCCGTGGTATGGGACTTTCAAGGCTGGTACGGCGGTGATATCAACCGCGTTTACCTAAAGTCAGAAGGCGAGAATGTCCAGGGCGATGGGGAAGATGCTGAGTTTGAGTCCTTGGAACTACTTTATAGTCAATTAGTGGCTGATTTTTGGGAGCTACAGGGGGGTATCGGTTACCAAGGGGGGGTATTCTCCGATGATCACGCCGAACGCACCTATGGGGTTATCGGCCTACAAGGGGTGATGCCCTATGGCATTGAAACCGACGTTGCTATGCAAGTGAGTGAAGATGGTGATGTCGCCGCCAGTTTTGAGGGTGAATACGATCTGCGCCTGACTCAGCGGCTCTACCTACAGCCGCGCACCGAAATTGCCGTGGCCGCCAGTGAGGTGGAAGAATTTGGCGTGGGCGAAGGGCTTAACTCCGTTCGTGCTGGCCTGAGGCTAGGCTATGAAGTCACCCGCCGCTTCGCCCCCTATATCGGTGCTTATTGGGAGAAAGAGTACGGCGACACTGCAGATCTCACCCGCGCAAGTGGCGACAACACGGAAGACACTGGAGTTGTTGCAGGTGTTAGACTGATGTTCTAA
- a CDS encoding sensor histidine kinase, whose protein sequence is MLHIDRRSLRFRLLAWLGGVALFVVVTTWLLHGILLQNLARDFLGERLQREANHAVAQLEQDQTAVPTALDSVSQGYQVFHHLYVLRFNGLISASDPQWQQQLAPLLNESGDALIDVNRGTQHMLVYRRHFEWQGTQGVLLVGEDFSQVEAGLATLHWWVGGIAAVLLGMLIILNMLAVNRGLTPLWQLRQQLEALRSGKRDRLLLVAPSELDELVDQLNWFMDDIDHRLQRSRESVANLSHALKTPLAAITQVLRGNRPIDENRRHKLLSRIEDINAQLAAELRRSRIAGPNAGRMANVTRDSSRLIEMFRSLYPERIFNLTHSAGEKDLVPIEAHDFSEILGIVLDNAGKWANRCVNCDIAVSATTLTLTIDDDGFGVAEEDLSRLGERGTRLDERRPGYGLGLSILAQLIARYSGHSRFERSPLGGLRVTVTLPLAVEVIN, encoded by the coding sequence TTGCTTCACATTGATCGGCGCAGTTTACGTTTTCGACTACTCGCCTGGCTAGGTGGCGTGGCGCTATTCGTGGTGGTGACGACCTGGCTACTGCATGGCATATTGTTACAGAATCTTGCTCGGGATTTTTTGGGTGAGCGTCTTCAGCGCGAAGCCAATCATGCGGTCGCACAGCTAGAGCAGGACCAAACGGCTGTCCCGACTGCGCTAGACTCGGTTAGCCAAGGCTATCAAGTCTTTCATCATCTCTACGTACTCCGCTTTAACGGCTTGATCAGCGCTTCTGACCCACAGTGGCAACAACAGCTAGCACCTTTGCTAAATGAAAGCGGCGATGCCCTAATAGACGTGAATCGCGGAACGCAGCACATGCTCGTCTACCGACGTCATTTTGAGTGGCAGGGCACACAGGGTGTGCTGCTAGTGGGTGAGGATTTTTCTCAAGTAGAAGCAGGGCTTGCAACTTTGCACTGGTGGGTAGGTGGGATTGCCGCTGTGCTTTTAGGGATGCTCATCATACTCAATATGCTAGCGGTTAACCGTGGACTCACGCCACTTTGGCAACTGCGTCAACAACTTGAAGCCTTGCGATCAGGCAAACGTGATCGCTTGTTATTAGTAGCCCCTTCCGAGCTAGATGAATTAGTCGACCAGTTGAACTGGTTTATGGATGATATCGATCATCGATTACAACGCTCGCGGGAATCAGTCGCCAATCTTTCTCATGCTTTAAAAACCCCGCTGGCAGCAATTACCCAAGTACTGCGCGGCAATCGGCCCATTGATGAAAACCGACGGCATAAACTGCTCAGTCGTATTGAAGATATTAACGCTCAGTTAGCTGCAGAGCTGCGTCGTTCGCGTATTGCAGGGCCTAACGCGGGGCGAATGGCGAACGTCACGCGAGATAGTTCACGACTCATCGAGATGTTCCGCAGCCTTTACCCTGAGCGTATCTTCAACCTCACCCACTCGGCAGGCGAGAAAGACCTAGTGCCTATTGAGGCTCACGACTTTTCTGAAATATTAGGCATCGTGCTCGATAACGCTGGCAAATGGGCGAATAGGTGCGTTAATTGCGATATTGCCGTCTCCGCTACCACACTCACGCTCACCATTGATGATGACGGTTTCGGCGTTGCAGAAGAAGATCTTTCGCGCTTAGGAGAGCGTGGCACACGATTGGATGAACGCCGTCCCGGCTACGGCTTAGGCCTGTCGATTCTTGCGCAGTTAATTGCCCGCTACTCAGGGCACTCGCGTTTTGAGCGTAGTCCACTGGGTGGACTGCGCGTTACGGTTACGTTGCCTCTTGCAGTTGAAGTGATTAATTAA